A single genomic interval of Streptomyces sp. BA2 harbors:
- a CDS encoding condensation domain-containing protein — protein MTPPAAAATATSPSFPAAPDDLVQAVRGVWADVLDTDTASIPGDASFLSLGGDSVLAVRMAALVRKRLGVSLALSDVRVEHTAVHLAALLHERGTAGSGVPRTLDLDVERRADPDAPFPLLPLQQGYFVGQQDAWELSYRSAHHYVDIGLEDIDSEEIAEALQDALERLAEHQSVLRARVLPDGRQRILPLDDPDAMPRLRVMDLSTAGEEEVATTLAVIRQEMSTEGPDPATGCGLDMRLTLLPGHRARLHSSTSLLIIDGWSSGVFYRDLFALVSDYNAVLAPLDVDFGDYVTSLRDLPDTEQWRQDRDWWWERLDAFPLPPALPLVADPADVRPTLMGTRQAVLDAERWAALRAHCAEHGVTPSAAMFAVFSAAVARACGHRRFLLNTLQLNRLPLHPDVPRLVGAFSSTMLMPVELPRNPAFADLAVSAQEAMGDALAHHLITGVEVSRELGRRRGTRRPVAPVVFQSTLGVDAALGSEVPHEAGPLGRIDLLSHHQQLRTPQVALEVRLFELRGELVVVFSLVEELFAAEEVDRMFQDVLTTVESLVDKEGWSAQVELPAELDAPQADLEATGGRLSVPSAQATPVEEPGAPRDDLELAIAADWSELLGCEVTDRAADFFTLGGDSLLAVRMLGALARKGAGKVTPRRFLERPTVAGLATAVREAGTPEAG, from the coding sequence TTGACCCCGCCCGCCGCAGCCGCCACCGCGACCTCCCCCTCATTCCCCGCCGCCCCGGACGACCTCGTGCAGGCCGTGCGCGGTGTATGGGCCGACGTACTGGACACCGACACCGCGTCCATACCGGGCGACGCCAGCTTCCTCAGCCTGGGCGGCGACTCGGTCCTCGCCGTCCGCATGGCCGCCCTGGTCCGCAAGCGCCTAGGGGTGAGTCTCGCCCTGTCGGACGTACGCGTCGAACACACCGCCGTGCACCTCGCGGCGCTCCTCCACGAGCGCGGCACCGCTGGCAGCGGCGTGCCGCGCACGCTGGATCTGGACGTCGAGCGGCGCGCCGACCCGGACGCGCCCTTCCCGCTCCTTCCGCTCCAGCAGGGGTACTTCGTCGGCCAGCAGGACGCCTGGGAGCTGTCCTACCGTTCCGCCCACCACTACGTGGACATCGGTCTGGAGGACATCGACAGCGAAGAGATCGCCGAGGCGCTCCAGGACGCGCTGGAGCGCCTGGCGGAACACCAGTCGGTACTCAGGGCCCGCGTCCTGCCCGACGGCAGGCAGCGGATCCTCCCCCTCGACGACCCCGACGCCATGCCGCGCCTGCGGGTGATGGACCTCAGTACCGCGGGGGAGGAGGAGGTCGCCACCACCCTCGCGGTGATCCGGCAGGAGATGAGCACCGAGGGCCCCGACCCGGCCACGGGCTGCGGCCTCGACATGCGGCTCACCCTGCTCCCGGGACACCGTGCCCGCCTGCACTCCTCGACCAGCCTGCTGATCATCGACGGCTGGTCGTCCGGCGTCTTCTACCGGGATCTGTTCGCGCTCGTGTCCGACTACAACGCGGTACTCGCCCCGCTGGACGTCGATTTCGGGGACTACGTCACCAGCCTGCGCGACCTGCCCGACACCGAGCAGTGGCGCCAGGACCGGGACTGGTGGTGGGAGCGCCTCGACGCTTTCCCGCTGCCCCCGGCGCTGCCCCTCGTGGCGGACCCGGCCGACGTCCGGCCGACGCTGATGGGCACCCGGCAGGCCGTCCTCGACGCCGAACGGTGGGCCGCGCTGCGCGCCCACTGCGCCGAGCACGGGGTCACACCGTCGGCCGCGATGTTCGCCGTGTTCTCCGCTGCCGTGGCCCGTGCTTGCGGACACCGGCGCTTCCTGCTCAACACCCTCCAGCTCAACCGTCTTCCGCTGCACCCCGATGTGCCGCGCCTGGTGGGCGCGTTCTCGTCCACGATGCTCATGCCGGTCGAGCTGCCGCGGAACCCCGCCTTCGCCGATCTGGCGGTCAGCGCACAGGAGGCCATGGGCGACGCCCTCGCCCACCACCTGATCACCGGAGTCGAGGTATCCCGGGAGCTGGGCCGCCGCCGCGGTACCCGCCGCCCGGTCGCCCCTGTCGTCTTCCAGAGCACCCTCGGGGTGGACGCCGCGCTGGGCAGTGAAGTCCCCCATGAGGCGGGCCCGTTGGGCCGTATCGATCTGCTCAGCCACCACCAGCAGCTGAGGACCCCTCAGGTTGCGCTCGAGGTCCGCCTCTTCGAGCTGCGCGGCGAACTCGTCGTCGTCTTCTCGCTGGTGGAGGAGCTCTTCGCGGCCGAGGAGGTGGACCGCATGTTCCAGGACGTGCTGACCACCGTCGAATCCCTGGTGGACAAGGAGGGCTGGTCGGCACAGGTCGAGCTGCCCGCCGAACTGGACGCCCCACAGGCGGACCTCGAAGCCACGGGAGGGCGGCTTTCCGTCCCGTCGGCGCAGGCCACGCCGGTCGAGGAGCCCGGAGCTCCCCGTGACGACCTCGAACTGGCCATCGCGGCCGACTGGTCCGAGCTGCTCGGTTGTGAGGTGACAGACCGGGCGGCGGACTTCTTCACGCTGGGCGGCGACTCGCTCCTCGCGGTACGGATGCTCGGCGCACTCGCCCGCAAGGGCGCCGGGAAGGTGACACCCCGCCGCTTCCTGGAGCGCCCCACGGTGGCCGGTCTAGCCACCGCGGTACGGGAGGCGGGCACTCCCGAGGCGGGATGA
- a CDS encoding NAD(P)/FAD-dependent oxidoreductase — protein MSYDVLVVGGGPAGLNAALVAGRQRRDVLLLDSGAPRNAPAAEMHMLLSRDGFPPAELRRIGREQLAAYPGVEIRDAVVDTAEKEGNGFALTLADGERVSGRKLVIATGQVDVLDQVEGLSELFGRGVYHCPFCHGWETRGMTLAVLGHELPQVMQALYVADRFSDDVVVCTDGHPVPEQAAGKLADAGIAVDETPVSRIEGKEGAVRLVLADGRVIERQAVYHRAPTRQHSPLAEQLGCEALPDGCVRVDEFQRTSVPGVYAAGDAARLEALPDALTFVVTGAADGARAAVWAEQELFREDAGLGG, from the coding sequence ATGTCGTACGACGTACTCGTGGTCGGTGGAGGCCCAGCCGGTCTCAACGCGGCGCTCGTGGCAGGCCGTCAACGCCGTGACGTGCTGCTCCTGGACAGCGGTGCACCGCGCAACGCACCGGCCGCCGAGATGCACATGCTCCTCAGCCGTGACGGCTTCCCGCCGGCCGAACTGCGGCGCATAGGCCGCGAACAGCTCGCGGCGTACCCCGGCGTGGAGATCCGCGATGCAGTGGTGGACACGGCGGAGAAGGAGGGGAACGGGTTCGCGCTGACACTCGCGGACGGCGAGCGGGTGTCGGGCCGCAAGCTGGTCATCGCCACCGGGCAGGTCGATGTCCTGGACCAGGTGGAGGGCTTGAGCGAGCTCTTCGGCCGGGGCGTCTATCACTGCCCCTTCTGTCACGGCTGGGAGACCCGTGGCATGACACTGGCCGTCCTCGGTCATGAACTCCCCCAGGTCATGCAGGCGTTGTATGTCGCGGACCGGTTCAGTGACGACGTGGTGGTGTGCACGGACGGGCATCCGGTGCCCGAGCAGGCGGCGGGCAAGCTCGCCGACGCCGGGATCGCCGTCGACGAGACGCCAGTCTCCCGGATCGAGGGCAAGGAGGGCGCGGTCCGCCTCGTCCTGGCGGACGGGCGGGTGATCGAAAGGCAGGCCGTGTACCACCGGGCTCCGACCCGGCAGCACTCTCCGCTCGCCGAGCAGCTCGGCTGTGAGGCGCTTCCCGACGGCTGTGTCCGCGTGGACGAGTTCCAGCGCACGAGCGTGCCCGGTGTGTACGCGGCCGGGGACGCCGCCCGGCTCGAGGCGCTGCCGGACGCTCTGACTTTCGTGGTCACGGGCGCCGCGGACGGGGCGCGCGCGGCGGTCTGGGCGGAGCAGGAGCTTTTCCGGGAGGACGCGGGGCTCGGCGGCTGA
- a CDS encoding saccharopine dehydrogenase NADP-binding domain-containing protein, translating to MDSTPKIGILGGYGAVGSAVVRRLRQAGIGPLLVGGRDRARAEAVLGTAVGAEAVDLWGPSLDSFVSRCRLVVNCAGPSYRVLDTVARAALRHGVDYVDAAGDDPVHARLTAEGDGAWQAADRAAVLSAGALPGLSGLLPRVLLDPAVAPARLEGYVGGVAALTPAAAGDVLLARGPEHGTPSAAWEDGRIRDRALEPRRDLRLPAFPQPVAAFPYLPTETARLAGAVGIRRVHWYTVFGGERLAEELAMAWALDSADTTDLVRAADEDVRRHGSWYGQEFRVWHDSDEGPPARTLTLRAEDSYELSGFLAAVATQQVLSGGVRPGVHFAADVLDPQTTAKALAADAVAEVDIT from the coding sequence ATGGACTCCACCCCGAAGATCGGCATCCTCGGCGGCTACGGAGCCGTTGGCAGTGCGGTGGTGCGCCGCCTGCGGCAGGCCGGCATCGGCCCGCTCCTGGTGGGCGGCCGGGACCGGGCCCGCGCCGAAGCCGTCCTCGGAACGGCCGTCGGCGCGGAGGCCGTTGACCTCTGGGGCCCGTCGCTCGACTCCTTCGTCAGCCGCTGCCGCCTCGTCGTCAACTGCGCCGGCCCGTCCTACCGCGTCCTCGACACGGTCGCCCGGGCAGCCCTGCGCCACGGCGTGGACTACGTCGACGCGGCGGGCGACGACCCCGTCCACGCCCGGCTGACGGCGGAGGGCGACGGAGCCTGGCAGGCCGCGGACCGCGCCGCCGTACTCTCCGCCGGGGCGCTGCCTGGGCTCTCCGGACTCCTGCCGCGCGTCCTGCTGGACCCGGCCGTGGCCCCCGCCCGCCTGGAGGGATACGTGGGCGGCGTGGCGGCACTCACCCCCGCCGCCGCGGGGGACGTGCTCCTTGCCCGAGGCCCCGAGCACGGCACCCCCTCCGCGGCCTGGGAGGACGGGCGGATACGTGACCGCGCCCTGGAGCCGCGTCGCGACCTGCGCCTCCCGGCCTTCCCCCAGCCGGTCGCCGCCTTCCCCTATTTGCCCACCGAGACCGCCCGCCTCGCCGGGGCCGTGGGCATCCGCCGGGTGCACTGGTACACCGTCTTCGGGGGAGAGCGCCTCGCCGAGGAGCTCGCCATGGCCTGGGCCCTGGACAGCGCGGACACCACCGATCTGGTCCGAGCGGCGGACGAGGACGTGCGCCGCCATGGCTCCTGGTACGGGCAGGAGTTCCGCGTATGGCACGACTCCGACGAAGGCCCGCCCGCCCGTACGCTCACCCTGCGCGCCGAGGACTCCTACGAGCTCAGCGGCTTCCTCGCGGCAGTCGCAACGCAACAGGTCCTGTCCGGCGGAGTGCGGCCCGGCGTGCACTTCGCGGCGGACGTCCTCGACCCGCAGACAACCGCTAAGGCCCTGGCGGCGGACGCGGTGGCAGAGGTGGATATCACCTGA
- a CDS encoding AMP-binding protein, whose protein sequence is MPIKQALTDNTSYGNTRQSERSGRPATQIRTLDAMFTLTARRRSARLAVREERGHLTYGRAETLATQWASALVRSGVQLGDPVIVHCDDHRQSLVAQLAVLKAGGVCVPVSREIERPGLERIAAVSGAHAVLCSASTKAAWQSCGRLSLALDDAGTWKKVGALRPEPALPRSAPTDAAYLLISRGNKQETSGQLVDHRAWQFALAARIRQAGTAESMVAVCQPPTGALTLSAMWWACASGGTLVPRALALGNMDTAVFSPEEYTRVLEAAATASRPVGPRAIVLVGSPFPPELVERHFAALPTTRLLAEFAPAGGVLPWTAREFSPPSRSGLPDAGVGIPVPHVHVHIVDPEGHPVSPGRTGEICATGPVLPFDNIGIRALDRKSLPAGGTLLRSGHLGRWRTDGSVEITA, encoded by the coding sequence ATGCCCATTAAACAGGCGCTTACCGACAACACCAGCTACGGCAACACGCGCCAGAGCGAACGTTCCGGGCGACCGGCGACCCAAATACGAACTCTCGACGCCATGTTCACCCTGACTGCCCGGCGACGCTCCGCACGCTTGGCTGTGCGTGAAGAACGGGGCCACCTTACGTACGGGAGAGCTGAGACGCTGGCCACGCAGTGGGCATCGGCCCTTGTACGGAGCGGGGTCCAACTCGGTGATCCGGTGATCGTGCACTGCGACGATCACCGTCAGTCGCTGGTCGCCCAGCTGGCCGTCCTCAAGGCGGGGGGCGTGTGTGTGCCCGTATCCCGCGAGATCGAAAGGCCGGGACTCGAGCGGATCGCAGCAGTCAGCGGAGCACACGCCGTCCTGTGCAGCGCCTCCACGAAAGCGGCGTGGCAATCTTGCGGCCGCCTGTCACTGGCGCTGGACGACGCGGGCACCTGGAAGAAGGTCGGCGCGCTGCGTCCCGAGCCCGCACTGCCGAGATCAGCACCCACCGATGCCGCGTACCTGCTGATCTCCAGGGGAAACAAGCAGGAAACGAGTGGCCAGTTGGTCGACCACCGCGCCTGGCAATTCGCCCTCGCCGCCCGAATCCGCCAGGCCGGTACGGCGGAAAGTATGGTGGCAGTCTGTCAGCCACCGACTGGAGCGCTGACGCTGTCCGCCATGTGGTGGGCCTGCGCCTCCGGCGGCACCCTCGTCCCCCGGGCCCTCGCACTGGGCAACATGGATACCGCTGTGTTCAGCCCCGAGGAGTACACGCGGGTCCTGGAGGCCGCAGCTACAGCGTCACGACCAGTGGGTCCCCGGGCCATCGTGCTGGTCGGCAGCCCCTTCCCACCGGAGTTGGTCGAGCGGCACTTCGCGGCCCTGCCCACCACAAGACTGCTGGCGGAATTCGCCCCGGCGGGCGGAGTCCTGCCGTGGACCGCCCGGGAGTTCTCTCCGCCAAGCCGCTCGGGACTGCCCGACGCCGGCGTGGGCATCCCAGTCCCCCATGTCCACGTACACATCGTCGATCCCGAGGGGCACCCGGTCTCACCGGGCCGAACCGGCGAAATCTGCGCCACTGGCCCGGTTCTGCCCTTCGACAACATCGGGATCCGCGCCCTCGACCGGAAATCACTGCCGGCCGGCGGGACTCTCCTCCGATCGGGCCATCTCGGTCGCTGGAGAACGGACGGAAGCGTGGAGATCACAGCGTAG
- a CDS encoding non-ribosomal peptide synthetase, whose amino-acid sequence MTTVSETALSEFLEGMAHRGIRLWAEDGRLRYRAPAGAVDDRLRADIRELRPQLLQLLERAGSHTPARATPAQATMMPAPDLAHVPFPMTDIQQAYWAGETGFFELGGVRAHIYLEFERPNLDVERLTAAWRRLVERHGMLRAAVDEDGQLRVLEHVPEYRPTVHDARDLEPAEARALLARTRETMAHEGPSTDAWPLFDVRVHLADRMVPTVHVSVSLLVCDALSTMVLLRELETLYEDPAADLEPIGIGFHDYARALERSHDGDEYQRARKYWLDRVAELPPAPELPLGRSPADLEHAEFTRHCQRLPRETWRRFKYAAAQHGVTPSAALLTGYAETLRAWSKNPRFTVNVLHSARGELHPDIGKVVGNFSSTLLVEIEESRQETSFADRARSVQRQLWEGLEHGAFSGVRVLGELNQSRDQLSRAAMPVTFASALYVSEQETDQVATGWLSTLAVSRLQTPQVWLDHQVFEEDGELVANWDVVADVFPPDVPELMFAAYLRLLDTLAEGGAWEAAVPDLLPAEQRAARLAYNATEAELPDVLLHTGFLERAAETPDAVAVITSEATLTYAELERRSAAVTAWLAERGIGHGDLVAVVMEKGWEQITAVLGILRTGAAYVPIDPDWPTHRRNLILTDCNTPATLTQSWIDMAGLPPETVAIAVDSLPELTDAKRPVIRAGAPEDLAYVIFTSGSTGRPKGVAINHRGAANTVLDINTRYSLGPDDRVFGISALTFDLSVWDIFGPLSAGGALVLPDAGALRDPAHWCESLSEHAVTIWNSAPALMQLVAEYAEVMPGALPVGLRVVLLSGDWIPVTLPDRLHALLPDLHIVSLGGATEGSIWSIAHDIDHVDPQWRSIPYGRPLTNQHMYILDTDMRERPDWTIGEIHIGGTGVALGYWNDPQRTTERFTTHPTTGERLYRTGDLGRHLPTGTIEFLGREDFQVKIQGYRIELEEIETALLEHPSITAAIVTATGDPHTTRHLTAHLTTNTHHPNPHLTDELRHHTRTKLPTYMVPTVITTVEALPLTANGKVDRSAVAAWARAGTQPSVGTQQSRPPRDDLERTIAAAWAEVLGLPDVDAGRGFLSCGGQSLSAIRLTLRLERELCHRIPAELLFRDGTVADVADAIRGADSACVDEGQHAH is encoded by the coding sequence ATGACCACCGTCTCCGAGACCGCACTGTCGGAATTCCTCGAAGGCATGGCCCATCGCGGCATCCGGCTCTGGGCGGAGGACGGGCGACTGCGCTACCGAGCCCCGGCCGGTGCCGTCGACGACCGGCTGAGGGCCGACATCCGCGAACTCCGGCCCCAACTGCTCCAATTACTGGAGCGCGCCGGCTCCCACACGCCGGCTCGCGCGACTCCCGCCCAGGCGACCATGATGCCTGCCCCTGACCTCGCGCACGTCCCCTTCCCCATGACCGACATCCAGCAGGCGTATTGGGCGGGGGAGACTGGCTTCTTCGAGCTGGGTGGAGTCCGCGCCCATATCTACCTCGAGTTCGAGCGGCCCAACCTCGATGTGGAACGCCTGACTGCCGCCTGGCGGCGTCTAGTCGAGCGGCACGGCATGCTTCGGGCTGCGGTCGACGAGGATGGACAGCTGCGTGTCCTGGAGCACGTACCGGAATACCGGCCCACGGTGCACGACGCGCGCGATCTGGAGCCGGCTGAGGCCCGAGCCCTGCTGGCCCGGACCCGGGAAACCATGGCGCACGAGGGGCCGTCGACTGACGCCTGGCCGCTGTTCGACGTCCGGGTCCACCTCGCTGACCGTATGGTCCCCACCGTCCATGTCTCGGTCAGTCTGCTTGTGTGCGACGCCCTCAGCACGATGGTTCTCCTCCGGGAGTTGGAGACGCTGTACGAGGATCCAGCCGCCGATCTCGAACCGATCGGCATCGGCTTCCACGACTACGCCCGAGCCCTGGAAAGGTCCCACGACGGCGACGAATACCAGCGCGCCCGCAAGTACTGGCTGGACCGCGTCGCGGAGCTGCCGCCGGCTCCGGAGTTGCCCCTCGGGCGCAGCCCCGCGGACCTGGAACATGCCGAGTTCACCCGCCACTGCCAGCGGCTGCCGCGGGAGACCTGGCGCCGCTTCAAGTACGCCGCCGCACAGCACGGTGTCACGCCGTCCGCCGCGCTGCTCACCGGGTACGCCGAGACGCTGCGCGCGTGGAGCAAGAATCCACGGTTCACCGTCAACGTGCTGCACTCGGCCCGAGGCGAACTCCACCCGGACATCGGCAAGGTCGTCGGCAACTTCAGTTCCACTCTCCTCGTGGAGATCGAGGAGTCGCGGCAGGAGACCAGCTTCGCCGATCGGGCCCGTTCCGTACAGCGGCAGCTGTGGGAGGGCTTGGAGCACGGTGCATTCAGCGGCGTACGCGTACTCGGGGAACTCAACCAGAGCCGCGATCAGCTGAGCCGTGCCGCCATGCCGGTGACATTCGCGAGCGCCCTGTACGTGTCCGAACAGGAAACGGACCAGGTGGCCACCGGCTGGCTGTCCACCCTCGCGGTCTCACGCCTGCAGACGCCGCAGGTCTGGCTGGACCATCAGGTGTTTGAGGAGGACGGCGAACTCGTGGCCAACTGGGACGTGGTCGCCGATGTGTTCCCGCCGGACGTACCGGAGCTGATGTTCGCGGCCTATCTGCGGCTACTGGACACCTTGGCGGAGGGGGGAGCGTGGGAGGCCGCGGTGCCGGATCTGCTTCCGGCCGAGCAGCGGGCCGCCCGCCTGGCCTACAACGCCACCGAAGCGGAGCTGCCGGACGTACTGCTGCACACCGGGTTCCTGGAACGGGCAGCCGAAACACCCGACGCCGTGGCCGTCATCACCTCCGAAGCCACCCTCACCTACGCAGAGCTGGAACGCCGTTCCGCAGCCGTCACCGCCTGGCTCGCCGAGCGCGGCATCGGCCACGGCGACCTGGTCGCCGTGGTGATGGAAAAGGGCTGGGAACAGATCACCGCCGTCCTGGGCATCCTGCGCACGGGAGCCGCCTACGTCCCCATCGACCCCGACTGGCCCACCCACCGACGCAACCTCATCCTCACCGACTGCAACACCCCCGCCACCCTCACCCAGTCATGGATCGACATGGCCGGTCTCCCACCGGAGACGGTAGCTATCGCTGTCGACAGCCTTCCCGAACTGACGGACGCCAAGCGGCCAGTAATCCGGGCGGGAGCGCCTGAGGACCTGGCGTATGTGATCTTCACGTCGGGGTCCACAGGTCGTCCAAAAGGCGTGGCCATCAACCACCGGGGCGCGGCGAACACCGTGCTCGACATCAACACCCGCTACAGCCTGGGCCCCGACGACCGTGTCTTCGGAATCTCCGCACTGACCTTCGACCTCTCCGTGTGGGACATCTTCGGCCCGCTGTCTGCAGGAGGGGCCCTCGTGTTGCCCGACGCCGGGGCGCTGCGGGATCCGGCCCACTGGTGCGAGTCCCTGAGCGAGCACGCCGTGACGATATGGAACTCCGCGCCCGCGCTGATGCAGTTGGTCGCCGAATACGCAGAAGTGATGCCGGGCGCACTGCCGGTGGGGTTGCGGGTGGTGTTGCTGTCCGGGGACTGGATCCCGGTCACCCTGCCCGACCGACTGCACGCCCTCCTACCCGACCTGCACATCGTCAGCCTCGGCGGCGCCACCGAGGGATCCATCTGGTCCATCGCCCACGACATCGACCACGTCGACCCCCAATGGCGCAGCATCCCCTACGGACGCCCCCTCACCAACCAGCACATGTACATCCTCGACACCGACATGCGCGAACGCCCCGACTGGACCATCGGCGAAATCCACATCGGCGGCACCGGAGTCGCCCTCGGCTACTGGAACGACCCCCAACGCACCACCGAACGCTTCACCACCCACCCCACCACCGGCGAACGCCTCTACCGCACCGGCGACCTCGGACGACACCTCCCCACCGGAACCATCGAATTCCTCGGCCGCGAAGACTTCCAAGTCAAAATCCAGGGCTACCGCATCGAACTCGAAGAAATCGAAACAGCCCTCCTCGAACACCCATCCATCACCGCCGCCATCGTCACCGCCACCGGCGACCCCCACACCACCCGCCACCTCACCGCCCACCTCACCACCAACACCCACCACCCCAACCCACACCTCACCGACGAACTACGCCACCACACCCGCACCAAACTCCCCACCTACATGGTGCCCACCGTGATCACCACAGTGGAGGCTCTGCCGCTGACCGCGAACGGCAAGGTGGACCGCTCCGCTGTGGCAGCGTGGGCCCGCGCGGGCACCCAGCCGTCGGTGGGCACACAGCAGTCCCGGCCTCCCCGGGACGATCTCGAGCGGACGATCGCGGCAGCGTGGGCCGAGGTTCTGGGCCTGCCGGACGTGGATGCGGGGAGAGGCTTCCTCAGCTGCGGTGGTCAATCCCTGTCCGCCATCAGGCTGACACTGCGGCTGGAGCGAGAGCTCTGCCACCGGATCCCTGCGGAACTGTTGTTCCGGGACGGCACTGTGGCCGACGTCGCAGACGCCATACGCGGCGCCGACAGCGCATGCGTGGACGAGGGGCAGCATGCCCATTAA